The sequence AGGGCAGCCCGGGCAGACCTGGTGCTCATTTTGCCCCAGTGCCAAAGGTACCATTGAGTATTTTTCAGGTCAGACCGTTTGCGTGGTGCTTTTTGTCATTTATGGCCCTTTGCTTAAAAATTTGCCTTTGCTCAGCTCCGGCCGCCGTATACTGGAAATAGAAGGTCAGTCCTTTAATTGTGTGGGCAGCCTGACCCCGGTGGTGAACAAGGTGGTACGCCAGATCCGTCAGCTCAATGAAGGCAAGGATACGATTAATCAGCTTTTGTTCATGTCCAAAGCCTATGAGCTGCTTTTTCACCTTTCCAGGCATGACCCGGCCGGTGGTGTTGAAGAAGACCTGTCCTTTGAAAAACAGCAAAGTGTAAAACAAGCCCAGGACATTTTAAACCGGAACCTTGCCTCGCCACCGTCCCTGGAGGAACTGGCCCGGCAGACAGGTTTGTGCGTAACCAATCTCACCGAAGAATTTAAAAAGCAATCCGGTACCACTGTGTTTGGTTACCTGCGCCGGCAGCGCCTGGCCAGGGCCAGGGAACTGATTGCCCTGCATGACATGAGTGCTTCCGAAGCTGCATGGGAGGTGGGATATTCTAGTTTAAGCTCCTTCCATCGTGCCTTTTGCGCCCTTTATGGCGCAACCCCCGGCTCTTTCAGCCCCAAAGAATAAGGGCCAAACCCCAACGCCCAGGGCAAAATTAAAAAACATCGCGTGTTGTAATCCCTTGAATTTCCATTTTTTTGCTGGATCGCCCTTTGCCCATAACCCGGATATTTCATGAAAATTTAAATTTTCAGAAAATATCCGGGTTGGTCAGTCTCGGCAATCAAAACGGCACATGGGACAAAACAAAATGGAATTTGGGACAAACATTGTTGAATGAAATCTATTAAGTTCTTCTGGTTGTACTTTGAGAGGGTTGACCTCTATCTGAAAATGTAAAAAAAGGGAGAATTTACTTCAAATGAGACATTGTTTTCTATCTGTATTTCTGGCCATGGCTGTCAGCCTTATGCCTCTGTCGGTTCAGGCAAGGGAATCCGAAACCAATCTATCATCGGTCCAGTTGGATAAAATGGTGGTCACTGCCACCAAAACCGCCCACACCATGGAAGATGTGCCAGTGGAAACCATCCTTATTACCAGTGAGGA is a genomic window of uncultured Desulfobacter sp. containing:
- a CDS encoding AraC family transcriptional regulator gives rise to the protein MDIVNSAPNYASQGIGRIDVDQWSSCLTLHPGFQLRCMELDEPRNVAVDFQRNCPFLEFGCLVSGRLRGQALLGNGQKQQIEGQPGQTWCSFCPSAKGTIEYFSGQTVCVVLFVIYGPLLKNLPLLSSGRRILEIEGQSFNCVGSLTPVVNKVVRQIRQLNEGKDTINQLLFMSKAYELLFHLSRHDPAGGVEEDLSFEKQQSVKQAQDILNRNLASPPSLEELARQTGLCVTNLTEEFKKQSGTTVFGYLRRQRLARARELIALHDMSASEAAWEVGYSSLSSFHRAFCALYGATPGSFSPKE